The proteins below come from a single uncultured Carboxylicivirga sp. genomic window:
- a CDS encoding aminotransferase class IV: MNTAQYICLNGQKFKADQGILKASNRAFRYGDALFETIRCIHQIPMFFEDHYQRLLSGMMLLKMQSRSLPPINDLREQIRSLISKNRLFGDVRVRLTVFREDGGLYTPAGNRAQYLIETSNIESHYYSLNSKGLLIGNYTDDKKSINRFSPYKSANSLLFVMAGLCKKENKWDEVLISNEENQIIETLASNLYWIKDDCIFTPRRTTGCVDGIMRKQILSILRTKAYCLIEVDGTTTNELLEADEIFISNSIYGVQWIVGFNNKRYFCNRIKEINKQLNEHASNYLKDFQEK; encoded by the coding sequence ATGAATACAGCGCAATACATCTGTTTAAACGGCCAAAAATTCAAAGCTGATCAAGGCATATTAAAAGCTAGCAACCGGGCTTTCAGATATGGCGATGCTTTATTTGAAACCATCAGGTGTATTCATCAGATTCCAATGTTTTTCGAAGATCATTATCAGCGCCTTTTAAGCGGAATGATGCTTTTAAAAATGCAATCGCGCAGCTTACCTCCCATTAATGATTTACGTGAACAGATACGCTCATTAATAAGTAAAAACAGACTGTTTGGAGATGTTAGAGTTCGTTTAACTGTTTTTCGCGAAGATGGAGGTTTGTATACTCCGGCAGGTAACCGAGCTCAGTACTTAATTGAAACTTCAAATATCGAATCTCATTATTATTCACTTAATTCTAAAGGTTTATTAATTGGGAATTACACTGATGATAAAAAAAGTATCAACCGTTTTTCACCTTATAAATCGGCCAACTCATTACTATTTGTAATGGCAGGTTTGTGCAAGAAAGAAAACAAGTGGGATGAAGTATTAATATCAAACGAAGAAAACCAAATAATCGAAACACTCGCATCCAATCTATATTGGATAAAAGATGATTGCATTTTTACACCTCGCCGTACTACCGGATGTGTAGATGGAATAATGCGTAAACAAATTCTTTCAATTTTAAGAACTAAAGCATATTGCCTTATTGAAGTAGACGGTACAACCACAAATGAATTATTAGAAGCCGACGAAATTTTTATCAGCAACTCAATTTATGGCGTACAGTGGATTGTAGGCTTTAACAACAAACGCTATTTCTGCAACAGGATAAAAGAAATTAACAAACAACTAAATGAGCATGCTTCTAATTATTTGAAGGATTTTCAGGAAAAGTAG
- a CDS encoding HAD family hydrolase, whose product MHKALFIDRDGVINNDEGHYYIFKPENFKLNEGIIEGLQMMQNNGFKIIVITNQGGVAKGEYTEDDVAKVHQHFLGLMKEAGINITDIYYCPHHNKIADCDCRKPKPGMILKAIEEHQIDKSQSYMIGDSPRDVEAGKNAGLKQCFKIEKNHSIVPVCKSIIEG is encoded by the coding sequence ATGCACAAAGCCTTATTTATTGATAGAGATGGTGTAATCAATAACGACGAAGGTCACTATTACATATTTAAACCCGAGAATTTTAAACTAAACGAGGGGATTATCGAAGGTTTACAAATGATGCAAAACAATGGTTTTAAAATCATAGTAATAACCAATCAGGGTGGTGTAGCCAAAGGTGAATATACAGAAGACGATGTTGCCAAAGTGCATCAACATTTTTTAGGTCTGATGAAAGAAGCAGGTATCAACATAACCGACATCTACTATTGCCCTCACCATAATAAAATTGCCGACTGCGACTGCAGAAAACCAAAACCGGGTATGATTTTAAAAGCAATTGAAGAGCATCAGATTGATAAATCACAATCGTATATGATTGGCGATTCGCCTCGAGATGTTGAAGCTGGCAAAAACGCAGGCTTAAAACAATGCTTTAAAATTGAAAAGAATCATTCCATTGTACCTGTATGCAAATCTATTATTGAAGGATGA
- a CDS encoding rhomboid family intramembrane serine protease gives MNIVIILIIAISAISIAGFSQSELIYRYQFNAYQIKHRKEYIRMISHGFFHADWMHLFFNMFVLYSFGESVITYFSQSLAGNSNILFLFFFLSAIVVSSLYSFAKEKDNYNYNALGASGAVSAVVFASILYDPYSPIYLFFIPIPIPGIVIGIAYLVYSRIMSKKNIDNIGHDAHFWGAVYGFLFPIIFEPRLILYFISQLVSF, from the coding sequence ATGAATATTGTCATCATACTTATTATTGCCATTAGCGCAATTAGTATTGCTGGATTTAGTCAGTCTGAACTGATTTACAGATACCAATTTAATGCTTATCAAATCAAACATCGAAAAGAATACATTCGCATGATTAGTCATGGCTTTTTTCATGCCGACTGGATGCACCTTTTTTTTAACATGTTTGTGCTTTATTCGTTTGGCGAATCCGTTATTACGTATTTCTCTCAATCGCTGGCGGGTAATTCAAATATACTGTTCCTGTTTTTCTTTCTATCGGCTATTGTAGTTTCAAGCCTATACTCGTTTGCTAAAGAAAAAGACAATTATAATTACAATGCACTGGGAGCATCAGGCGCTGTTTCCGCAGTAGTTTTTGCCAGTATTCTTTACGATCCGTATAGCCCCATCTATTTATTTTTTATTCCGATACCGATTCCAGGAATTGTGATAGGAATTGCTTACTTAGTGTATTCGCGTATTATGTCGAAAAAGAATATTGATAACATTGGCCATGATGCTCATTTTTGGGGAGCCGTTTACGGCTTTCTGTTCCCCATTATATTCGAACCTCGACTCATTCTTTATTTCATAAGCCAACTTGTTTCATTTTAA
- the holA gene encoding DNA polymerase III subunit delta gives MTFEQILKDLKQKQYKPIYFLMGDEGYFIDQITNYIANNVLTEEEKGFNQTILYGKDVEAEDIIMAARRFPMMSQHQVIIVKEAQNIAKIEDLAIYAENPLNSTLLVINYRYKTLDKRKKLYKTINKNGVLFESKTLRDYEIPKWVSAYLQNKGKTIDAKASALLAEFLGTDLSKITHELDKLELAIGSSVKQIDASHIEKNIGVSKDYNNFELQKAVLYRDIAKANKIVLAFGKNPKAYPIQVTIINLFGAFLKLLSYYYLPDKSKNNVAAALKINPFFVQDYVTGAKNYPARKVVQIISILREYDMKSKGFDSSTTEPGELLKELIFKIMH, from the coding sequence ATGACTTTTGAACAAATCTTAAAAGATTTAAAGCAAAAACAATACAAGCCAATCTATTTTCTGATGGGCGATGAAGGTTATTTTATTGACCAGATAACCAATTACATTGCCAACAATGTATTAACCGAAGAAGAAAAAGGTTTTAATCAAACCATTCTTTACGGAAAAGATGTGGAGGCTGAAGATATTATTATGGCAGCCCGTCGTTTTCCAATGATGTCGCAACATCAGGTTATCATTGTCAAAGAAGCTCAGAACATTGCCAAAATTGAGGATCTCGCTATTTACGCCGAGAATCCTCTCAATTCAACCTTATTGGTAATTAATTACCGATACAAAACCCTCGACAAACGCAAGAAACTCTATAAAACCATCAACAAAAACGGAGTCCTTTTCGAGTCAAAAACACTTCGCGATTACGAAATACCTAAATGGGTAAGCGCTTATCTTCAAAATAAAGGAAAAACCATCGATGCAAAAGCATCTGCCCTATTAGCTGAGTTTTTGGGTACCGATCTATCAAAAATAACCCATGAGTTAGACAAACTTGAATTGGCTATTGGTAGTTCAGTAAAACAGATAGATGCTTCTCATATCGAAAAAAATATAGGCGTTAGTAAAGATTACAACAACTTTGAGTTACAAAAAGCAGTTTTGTATCGCGACATTGCTAAAGCCAACAAAATAGTACTGGCTTTTGGTAAAAACCCTAAAGCCTATCCCATACAGGTTACAATTATTAACTTGTTTGGAGCATTTTTAAAATTACTTTCGTATTACTATCTACCCGATAAATCGAAAAACAATGTAGCTGCGGCACTTAAAATAAATCCTTTCTTTGTTCAGGATTATGTTACAGGAGCCAAAAATTATCCAGCCCGAAAAGTGGTTCAAATCATTAGTATTTTGCGCGAATACGATATGAAATCAAAAGGATTTGATAGCTCAACAACTGAACCAGGTGAACTCTTAAAAGAGTTAATTTTTAAAATCATGCACTAA
- a CDS encoding AMP nucleosidase: MKTKQEIVDNWLPRYTGRKLEDFTPYILLTNFNHYVELFSQWYDAPILGKNGNMPNCSANGVTIINFGMGSPNAATMMDLLSAIMPKAVLFLGKCGGLKKKSKLGDLVLPIAAIRNDGTSNDYLPPEVPALPAFSLQRAVSSTIRDREKDYWTGTVFTMNRRVWEFDDQFKEYLTKTRALAIDMETATIFTVGFANGIPTGALLLVSDQPMISAGVKTEASDKKVTANYVEDHLRIGIKAMDTIQHNGKSVKHLKFDN; this comes from the coding sequence ATGAAGACAAAACAAGAAATTGTTGATAATTGGTTACCCCGTTATACAGGTAGAAAGCTGGAAGATTTTACGCCGTATATTTTACTAACGAACTTCAATCATTACGTTGAGTTATTCTCGCAATGGTATGATGCGCCCATTCTTGGTAAAAATGGCAATATGCCCAACTGCTCAGCCAATGGAGTTACTATCATTAATTTTGGTATGGGTAGTCCTAATGCAGCTACAATGATGGATTTGCTAAGTGCAATCATGCCTAAAGCTGTATTATTTTTAGGAAAATGTGGTGGATTAAAAAAGAAAAGTAAACTCGGTGACCTTGTGTTACCCATAGCTGCTATTCGTAATGATGGTACATCTAATGATTATCTTCCACCAGAAGTTCCTGCCTTACCTGCATTTAGCTTGCAACGTGCTGTATCCAGTACCATTCGTGACCGAGAAAAGGATTATTGGACGGGTACTGTTTTTACTATGAACAGACGAGTTTGGGAATTTGATGATCAATTTAAGGAATACCTGACTAAAACACGTGCTTTGGCCATTGATATGGAAACTGCAACCATTTTTACTGTTGGATTTGCCAATGGCATTCCAACCGGAGCCTTACTTTTAGTATCTGATCAACCAATGATTTCGGCAGGTGTAAAAACCGAAGCCAGCGACAAAAAAGTAACCGCCAATTATGTAGAAGATCATCTTCGAATTGGTATTAAAGCAATGGATACCATTCAACATAATGGCAAATCAGTGAAACACCTGAAATTTGATAATTAA
- a CDS encoding type I restriction enzyme HsdR N-terminal domain-containing protein → MQKLNLPTFEFRFRKHEGKNQIFDVIRKKFVALTPEEWVRQNLISFLIQHQNYSAGLIAVEMPVKVNGLNQRADIVVYNRKGKPSMIIECKAPSVAITKHVFDQAARYNMKLKVEYLMVSNGLQHFCAQLNDDMGNYEMLREIPKVEQVVVG, encoded by the coding sequence ATGCAAAAACTCAATCTTCCTACCTTTGAGTTTAGGTTTAGAAAGCATGAAGGAAAAAACCAGATATTTGATGTGATACGAAAGAAATTTGTGGCATTAACTCCGGAAGAATGGGTGCGTCAGAACTTAATTTCATTTTTAATACAACATCAGAATTATTCGGCAGGATTAATTGCTGTTGAAATGCCTGTAAAAGTAAATGGGTTAAATCAACGGGCTGATATTGTGGTATACAATCGCAAGGGTAAACCATCTATGATAATTGAGTGTAAAGCTCCATCGGTAGCAATAACCAAGCATGTTTTTGATCAGGCAGCTCGTTACAATATGAAATTGAAAGTAGAGTACCTAATGGTAAGTAATGGATTGCAGCATTTTTGCGCTCAATTAAATGACGATATGGGTAACTATGAAATGTTACGTGAGATACCAAAAGTTGAACAAGTTGTGGTTGGATAA
- a CDS encoding CapA family protein, with the protein MRYIVFLLILVNLPIQAQQKIQLLFLGDVMGHDSQINSARIDSTGKYDYRSCFQYIKDDIKSADIAIANLEVTLAGPPHKGYPQFSSPDTLADALVDAGIDALVMANNHCVDRRRKGLERTIKILDQKNIPHTGVFKDSLDRAEHNPLIIEKKGFRLAILNYTYGTNGIKVTPPNIVNHIDTTLMAKDITTAKSMNVDKVIVFLHWGWEYNLSPNYEQKKITQFLWNKGIDIVIGSHPHVVQPMQWIKSENQNQLVVYSLGNFISNQRDAPRDGGAMAMVELTKDGDSTYVSNADYQLTWVHTPIENGKKKFYVLPADRYKNCAYWPDSTARIRLNEYITEAGKVFKNNVNIYKRNFQIPLNALKGNEVGMVLIKSPKKI; encoded by the coding sequence ATGCGATATATTGTATTTCTTCTCATTCTGGTAAACTTACCTATTCAAGCTCAACAAAAAATTCAATTACTTTTTTTGGGTGATGTAATGGGGCATGACTCACAAATCAACTCGGCCAGAATTGATTCCACCGGTAAATATGACTATCGAAGTTGTTTTCAATATATCAAAGATGATATTAAATCGGCTGACATTGCAATTGCCAACCTTGAAGTTACTTTAGCCGGTCCTCCTCATAAAGGCTATCCACAATTTTCTTCGCCCGATACTTTGGCCGACGCATTGGTAGATGCTGGAATTGATGCTTTAGTGATGGCCAATAATCACTGTGTTGATCGCAGGCGAAAAGGATTGGAACGCACCATTAAAATTCTTGACCAGAAAAACATACCACATACCGGCGTGTTTAAAGATAGCCTTGACCGAGCTGAACACAATCCTTTAATAATCGAGAAAAAAGGATTCCGTTTAGCCATTTTAAACTACACATATGGCACCAACGGAATTAAGGTAACTCCTCCAAATATTGTAAATCATATTGATACAACATTGATGGCAAAAGATATTACCACTGCCAAGTCAATGAATGTTGATAAAGTGATTGTTTTTCTTCACTGGGGATGGGAATATAATCTTAGTCCCAATTATGAACAAAAGAAAATAACCCAATTCTTATGGAACAAAGGAATTGACATTGTTATAGGATCGCACCCACATGTTGTTCAGCCAATGCAGTGGATAAAATCAGAAAATCAAAATCAGCTGGTTGTTTATAGTCTTGGTAATTTTATCTCAAACCAAAGAGATGCTCCCCGAGATGGAGGAGCCATGGCTATGGTTGAATTAACCAAAGATGGAGATTCAACTTATGTTTCAAATGCCGATTATCAGCTTACTTGGGTGCATACCCCAATCGAAAATGGAAAGAAGAAGTTTTATGTGTTGCCTGCTGACAGATATAAAAACTGTGCATACTGGCCCGATTCAACTGCCCGTATCCGATTGAATGAATACATTACAGAAGCCGGAAAAGTATTTAAAAACAATGTGAATATTTATAAACGTAATTTCCAGATCCCACTTAATGCATTAAAAGGAAACGAAGTTGGTATGGTTCTAATCAAATCTCCAAAAAAGATTTAA
- a CDS encoding methyl-accepting chemotaxis protein — MIKMTFRTKLILVVFVPLFMATGIAIYISATMLKHQGMETLERKTKAILTRMEAVRTYVAHQFDFSDEQNKVKMNHPDGNLTSAAKDSVLRKVPIFASMAVGKDNAEKDSYAFRVASLKARNKENKATALETDFINQFKGDPSLEDLTYTNKETNELWVMRPVRLSEEQGCLHCHGHPSRSPWGNGKDILGYKMENYADGDMVGMFVLKSSLNANNNEVQANIKSAIWRITITMLIILLLVVIFSSLFIRSTNTKIQNIIKINKRIANGDLTQKLEVKGNDEFSEINRNLNQMTESLTNVVQSVIETSKQLNSESLSTTKLSKQLAESSNSQAAAVEEISVSVEEISASIESNSDHARTTEKVAMTSSAEMEASNQSSHQAIKSMMAIKEELKAISEIAMQTNILALNANVEAARAGSAGSGFAVVAGEVRKLAEKSKLSAESIESLFSSGLETVEDTGNKIAILVPEIKKTSGLVAEIVASSLEQKTAASEVNNAIQGLNTSTQTNAFIAENMSAKAAELQQYADMLDKQVAFFKLKNND; from the coding sequence ATGATTAAAATGACCTTTAGAACCAAACTTATTTTGGTCGTCTTTGTGCCATTATTTATGGCAACGGGCATTGCTATTTACATTTCAGCCACCATGCTAAAGCATCAAGGCATGGAAACTCTCGAAAGAAAAACAAAAGCCATTCTTACAAGAATGGAAGCCGTTAGAACTTACGTTGCACATCAATTTGATTTTAGTGATGAGCAAAATAAAGTAAAAATGAACCATCCAGATGGGAACCTAACTTCTGCTGCCAAAGATTCGGTATTACGAAAAGTACCCATTTTTGCTTCAATGGCTGTTGGTAAAGATAATGCAGAAAAAGACAGTTATGCTTTTAGAGTAGCTTCGTTAAAAGCTCGTAATAAAGAAAACAAGGCTACAGCATTAGAAACAGACTTTATCAACCAATTTAAGGGCGATCCTTCACTCGAAGATTTAACTTACACCAATAAAGAAACAAATGAATTGTGGGTTATGCGCCCTGTTCGTCTTTCGGAAGAGCAAGGATGCTTGCATTGTCATGGTCATCCATCGCGCAGCCCTTGGGGAAATGGGAAAGATATATTAGGATATAAAATGGAAAATTATGCAGATGGTGATATGGTTGGAATGTTTGTGCTTAAATCGAGCTTAAATGCAAATAACAACGAAGTACAAGCCAATATTAAATCTGCAATTTGGCGAATTACCATAACCATGCTAATTATTTTACTATTGGTAGTTATTTTCAGTAGTTTATTTATCAGATCGACAAACACTAAGATTCAGAATATTATCAAAATCAATAAACGCATTGCTAATGGTGATCTAACTCAAAAACTGGAAGTAAAAGGAAATGATGAGTTTTCGGAAATCAACCGTAATCTGAATCAAATGACTGAGTCATTAACTAATGTTGTTCAATCGGTTATTGAAACATCAAAACAATTGAATTCCGAAAGCTTGAGTACAACAAAATTGTCGAAGCAATTAGCTGAGTCATCTAATTCACAAGCAGCGGCAGTTGAAGAAATTTCAGTATCGGTTGAAGAAATAAGTGCTTCAATTGAAAGCAACTCTGATCATGCCCGCACAACCGAAAAAGTTGCCATGACATCTTCTGCTGAAATGGAGGCAAGCAACCAGAGTTCGCATCAAGCAATAAAATCGATGATGGCTATCAAAGAAGAATTAAAAGCTATTAGCGAAATTGCAATGCAAACCAACATACTTGCTTTAAACGCAAACGTTGAAGCTGCCCGAGCCGGATCGGCAGGAAGTGGCTTTGCGGTAGTCGCTGGTGAAGTTCGCAAACTGGCTGAAAAAAGTAAACTAAGTGCCGAAAGTATCGAAAGCTTGTTTAGTAGCGGCTTGGAAACCGTTGAAGATACTGGCAATAAAATAGCAATACTGGTGCCCGAGATAAAGAAAACTTCGGGATTAGTTGCCGAAATTGTTGCTTCGAGCCTGGAACAAAAAACAGCAGCATCTGAAGTAAACAATGCCATACAAGGATTAAATACCAGCACACAAACCAATGCTTTTATCGCCGAAAACATGTCGGCTAAAGCGGCGGAACTACAACAATATGCCGATATGCTGGATAAACAAGTTGCATTTTTTAAACTAAAAAATAACGATTAA
- a CDS encoding discoidin domain-containing protein, giving the protein MKQFSFYSIVLLNIIFLVSCDKNFEALEIENGSGGHLSTVSNITSEPLPGQIALKWDIPADSAFHLLQISYHDFLTDEDVSLVKSVYTDSILIDNTREKFGKYTFYFQTYDATGNGGDISSFEAVSGRAPITETITATKINLTANQLSTDNQEPSEGPIENLIDDDPNTFFHTRWSSPQIPMPQYIQVDLDEPIDDFQFYQLNRNGSQQAPRLVDIQISNDGENWETIANLTAGLPSGSQAEYTSDVFRPGKTFTHFRYVCLETFDNRNYFNLAEFQLFDVTIDIYDPEL; this is encoded by the coding sequence ATGAAACAATTTAGTTTTTATTCAATAGTACTTCTGAATATAATATTCTTAGTTAGTTGTGACAAGAATTTTGAAGCTTTAGAAATTGAAAACGGATCAGGTGGTCATCTAAGTACTGTGTCAAATATTACATCTGAGCCACTACCTGGCCAAATAGCGCTAAAATGGGATATTCCAGCTGATTCAGCCTTTCATCTCTTACAAATATCATATCATGATTTTCTGACTGATGAAGATGTTTCGTTAGTAAAATCTGTATATACTGATTCGATCCTAATTGATAATACAAGAGAAAAATTTGGTAAATATACGTTTTACTTTCAAACCTATGATGCAACTGGTAACGGAGGTGATATTTCCAGCTTTGAAGCAGTTTCTGGCAGAGCCCCGATTACGGAAACCATAACTGCAACAAAAATCAATCTCACAGCAAATCAATTAAGTACAGATAATCAAGAACCATCAGAGGGACCTATTGAAAATTTAATAGATGACGATCCAAACACTTTTTTTCACACACGTTGGTCATCTCCTCAAATTCCAATGCCTCAATACATTCAGGTTGATTTAGATGAGCCTATTGACGATTTTCAATTTTATCAACTTAACCGAAACGGATCACAACAAGCTCCTCGATTAGTGGATATTCAAATTAGTAATGATGGTGAAAATTGGGAAACCATTGCTAATTTAACAGCTGGTCTCCCATCGGGTAGTCAGGCAGAGTATACCTCAGACGTGTTCAGACCCGGAAAAACATTTACTCATTTTAGATATGTTTGTCTTGAAACATTTGATAATCGAAATTACTTCAACCTAGCCGAATTTCAACTATTCGATGTAACAATCGATATTTATGATCCCGAGTTGTAG
- a CDS encoding RagB/SusD family nutrient uptake outer membrane protein: MKLKNIFTVLTLLAIISSCKDDMNYNEFVGYDEEQIFSSFGRTMNFVTNIYSYLDYDFGDYNGGMLSSACDESDYVWQSSSIHDFYNGAWNTGNAKSSEWNNSYAGIRAVNFFLQASEGRTFDEFKYNLDYNEQMTRFNRYQYEARFLRAYFYFNLVRQYGDVPLITSVLTPNEANSVSRTSYNEVFNFIVDECDDIVMHLPVSYDDESYTETGRVTRSAVLALKARTLLYKASPLFNTNQSTDFWKEAALANKAVIDSCSAYGKSLGQYDALWGTESYLESEVIFARRVGDINDLESRNFPVGVEGGNSGNCPTQTMVDAYEMQNTGLRWNEEGSGYNAEAPYEGRDPRFEMTIVKNGDMGWPSYNGNPIQTYVGGLNGAPLSGATTTGYYLRKYIDPTVDLRPNTSNTKRHSWITYRLGEFYLNYAEATFKYLGSADATQGDLNLSARDAVNVIRQRTGVNMPALGTGLSNEDFEAKYENERMVELAFEGHRFWDVRRWKKGELLKSITCMRIEKVGEDEFTYTRYQKQRDWDDKMYLFPIPDSERWKNGNLTQNPGW; this comes from the coding sequence ATGAAATTAAAAAATATATTTACAGTACTAACACTACTCGCAATCATCTCTTCTTGTAAAGATGATATGAATTACAACGAGTTCGTTGGTTACGACGAAGAGCAAATCTTTTCGAGCTTTGGTCGAACCATGAATTTCGTAACAAATATATACAGTTACCTTGATTATGATTTTGGTGATTATAATGGAGGTATGCTTTCCTCAGCATGTGATGAATCGGATTATGTTTGGCAATCATCAAGTATTCACGACTTTTATAATGGTGCATGGAATACCGGTAATGCCAAATCATCAGAATGGAATAACAGTTATGCAGGCATCAGAGCTGTAAATTTCTTCCTGCAAGCTTCTGAAGGTCGAACTTTCGATGAATTTAAGTATAATCTTGATTACAATGAGCAAATGACTCGTTTTAATCGCTATCAATACGAAGCCAGATTTTTGAGAGCTTACTTTTATTTTAATTTAGTTCGCCAATATGGTGATGTACCTTTGATTACTTCTGTGCTAACGCCAAACGAAGCCAATTCTGTTAGCCGTACCTCATACAACGAAGTATTTAACTTTATTGTTGATGAATGTGATGATATAGTTATGCATTTACCTGTTTCATACGATGATGAATCTTATACTGAAACAGGTAGAGTAACACGTTCAGCTGTTTTGGCTTTAAAAGCACGCACATTATTGTATAAAGCCAGCCCGCTTTTTAACACAAATCAATCAACAGATTTTTGGAAAGAAGCTGCTTTAGCCAACAAAGCTGTTATTGACTCTTGCTCAGCATATGGAAAATCACTGGGCCAATATGATGCCTTGTGGGGTACCGAAAGTTATCTGGAATCCGAAGTTATCTTTGCTCGTCGAGTAGGTGATATAAATGATTTAGAATCAAGAAATTTTCCGGTTGGAGTTGAAGGAGGTAACTCTGGAAATTGCCCAACTCAAACAATGGTAGACGCTTATGAAATGCAAAACACAGGTTTACGTTGGAATGAAGAAGGTAGTGGGTATAATGCTGAAGCTCCATACGAAGGTCGTGATCCTCGATTTGAAATGACTATCGTCAAAAATGGAGATATGGGATGGCCTTCATACAACGGTAATCCAATACAAACTTATGTAGGTGGCTTAAATGGTGCTCCTCTATCTGGAGCTACTACCACAGGATATTATTTGAGAAAATATATCGATCCTACTGTTGACCTACGACCTAATACTAGTAATACCAAACGCCACTCGTGGATTACTTATCGTTTAGGTGAGTTCTATTTAAATTATGCCGAAGCTACATTTAAGTATTTAGGATCGGCAGATGCAACTCAAGGCGATTTAAATCTTTCAGCCCGCGATGCTGTTAATGTAATTCGTCAAAGAACAGGTGTTAATATGCCTGCTTTGGGAACAGGGCTTTCAAATGAAGATTTTGAAGCAAAATACGAAAACGAACGAATGGTTGAATTAGCTTTTGAAGGTCATCGTTTTTGGGATGTACGTAGATGGAAAAAAGGAGAATTACTAAAATCAATCACATGTATGCGTATTGAAAAAGTTGGCGAAGATGAATTTACCTATACTCGCTATCAAAAGCAACGCGATTGGGATGATAAAATGTACCTATTCCCTATTCCGGATTCAGAAAGATGGAAAAATGGTAATTTAACTCAAAACCCTGGATGGTAA